In one window of Oncorhynchus gorbuscha isolate QuinsamMale2020 ecotype Even-year linkage group LG23, OgorEven_v1.0, whole genome shotgun sequence DNA:
- the si:ch211-274f20.2 gene encoding calnexin isoform X1, whose amino-acid sequence MMFGRLLLACVCLTPVDPVQATYRPVQVPEEAHFAETFDSDPLDRRWVQSKAVKETDAEALKYDGQWVVEEPAAAMYPGNRALVMKSSGRHHAIAAYLHTPFNFIRTPLCLQYEVRFGRDVECSGAYIKLLTQTHLLRLSQFSESTPYSVMFGPDKCGTSHRLHLIVRVTDSSNGRNQEIHAPQPVDDLTVYFTDRQPHLYTLQLYQDSRYEIFIDQSLISQGRLLTDEVQYTESSDSQPESPVSGLVVGSVAALGLELWSLSGEVMFDNFLLTDDLKLAERWTQDTWGQKQPGLLERLLIATNSRPWLWGVYIFTVGLPITLFISYMWPDKRFGPPDQDYYYKKSDEPQPDRQPDRDQPDRPTSLSDYGAVSREGARRRETQKVQRKSDLEVENE is encoded by the exons ATGATGTTCGGCCGCCTGCTGCTTGCCTGCGTGTGTTTAACCCCGGTGGATCCAGTTCAG gctACCTACAGACCTGTTCAGGTTCCAGAAGAAGCACATTTTGCAGAGACCTTTGACTCAGATCCTCTAGATAG GAGATGGGTCCAATCCAAGGCTGTGAAAGAGACAGATGCTGAGGCTCTCAAATACGATG GCCAATGGGTGGTGGAAGAGCCAGCGGCTGCAATGTATCCTGGGAACAGAGCACTGGTGATGAAGTCATCAGGAAGACACCATGCCATCGCTGCCTACCTACACACACCCTTCAACTTCATACGCACACCGCTCTGCCTGCA gtatgAGGTGAGGTTCGGGAGAGATGTAGAGTGCAGTGGAGCCTACATCAAACTGCTGACTCAGACCCATCTGCTGCGACTG AGCCAGTTCAGTGAGTCCACTCCGTACTCTGTGATGTTTGGTCCTGATAAGTGCGGCACCAGCCACCGCCTCCATCTCATCGTCAGGGTAACGGACTCTAGCAACGGCCGTAACCAAGAGATACACGCCCCCCAACCCGTCGATGACCTGACGGTGTACTTCACCGACCGAcaaccacacctctatacactac aaTTGTATCAAGACAGCAGGTATGAGATTTTCATTGACCAATCGCTGATCAGTCAAGGCCGCCTGCTGACAGACGAAGTCCAGTACACAGAATCGTCTGACAGCCAACCAGAGTCCCCGGTGTCTGGATTAGTGGTGGGGTCAGTCGCGGCGCTGGGTCTGGAACTGTGGTCATTGTCGGGGGAAGTTATGTTTGACAATTTCCTGTTGACTGATGAcctgaagctggctgagagatggacacaggacacctggggacagaaacaa CCCGGCCTGTTGGAGCGACTCCTGATAGCAACTAACTCTCGTCCCTGGCTCTGGGGTGTCTACATCTTCACGGTGGGATTACCCATCACCCTCTTCATCAGCTACATGTGGCCGGACaag AGATTCGGGCCCCCTGACCAGGACTACTACTATAAGAAGTCTGATGAACCTCAGccagacagacaaccagacagagaccagccaGACAGACCAACCAGCCTCTCAGActatg gtgcggTGAGCAGAGAGGGGGCCAGAAGGAGAGAAACTCAGAAGGTTCAGAGGAAGTCAGACCTGGAGGTTGAG AATGAGTGA
- the si:ch211-274f20.2 gene encoding calnexin isoform X2: MYPGNRALVMKSSGRHHAIAAYLHTPFNFIRTPLCLQYEVRFGRDVECSGAYIKLLTQTHLLRLSQFSESTPYSVMFGPDKCGTSHRLHLIVRVTDSSNGRNQEIHAPQPVDDLTVYFTDRQPHLYTLQLYQDSRYEIFIDQSLISQGRLLTDEVQYTESSDSQPESPVSGLVVGSVAALGLELWSLSGEVMFDNFLLTDDLKLAERWTQDTWGQKQPGLLERLLIATNSRPWLWGVYIFTVGLPITLFISYMWPDKRFGPPDQDYYYKKSDEPQPDRQPDRDQPDRPTSLSDYGAVSREGARRRETQKVQRKSDLEVENE, from the exons ATGTATCCTGGGAACAGAGCACTGGTGATGAAGTCATCAGGAAGACACCATGCCATCGCTGCCTACCTACACACACCCTTCAACTTCATACGCACACCGCTCTGCCTGCA gtatgAGGTGAGGTTCGGGAGAGATGTAGAGTGCAGTGGAGCCTACATCAAACTGCTGACTCAGACCCATCTGCTGCGACTG AGCCAGTTCAGTGAGTCCACTCCGTACTCTGTGATGTTTGGTCCTGATAAGTGCGGCACCAGCCACCGCCTCCATCTCATCGTCAGGGTAACGGACTCTAGCAACGGCCGTAACCAAGAGATACACGCCCCCCAACCCGTCGATGACCTGACGGTGTACTTCACCGACCGAcaaccacacctctatacactac aaTTGTATCAAGACAGCAGGTATGAGATTTTCATTGACCAATCGCTGATCAGTCAAGGCCGCCTGCTGACAGACGAAGTCCAGTACACAGAATCGTCTGACAGCCAACCAGAGTCCCCGGTGTCTGGATTAGTGGTGGGGTCAGTCGCGGCGCTGGGTCTGGAACTGTGGTCATTGTCGGGGGAAGTTATGTTTGACAATTTCCTGTTGACTGATGAcctgaagctggctgagagatggacacaggacacctggggacagaaacaa CCCGGCCTGTTGGAGCGACTCCTGATAGCAACTAACTCTCGTCCCTGGCTCTGGGGTGTCTACATCTTCACGGTGGGATTACCCATCACCCTCTTCATCAGCTACATGTGGCCGGACaag AGATTCGGGCCCCCTGACCAGGACTACTACTATAAGAAGTCTGATGAACCTCAGccagacagacaaccagacagagaccagccaGACAGACCAACCAGCCTCTCAGActatg gtgcggTGAGCAGAGAGGGGGCCAGAAGGAGAGAAACTCAGAAGGTTCAGAGGAAGTCAGACCTGGAGGTTGAG AATGAGTGA